From the genome of Maniola jurtina chromosome 26, ilManJurt1.1, whole genome shotgun sequence:
ATATTTATGCTAAGGTTTACGCTCCGTTATACCTGTTTTTGCTTCGAAACCTCCTTTGGTTCGTCTTGGTCAACTCAATTTTACAGGTACAGGCTTATGACCTAATGTTTTGGCCgattaaaaatctagctacgcctcgtaggcacagttgaactacgcgggctggtcagcacacctcgtgcatttgtttgtaatggttcatgcctacttgcccttgcagggtagtcgttgctaggagcacagctgctctcgtttcagtcacgacgtaaataattttaggcTAAGTTCATATGGCCGCGCGGTACCGCGCGGAACTACGAACCGCGCGGCACAAGATCAATATAAACGATAATTATCGTCTACATTACCGCGCGGTACCGCACGCCAACGCGCGGCGCGCTCTGACCCGCGCGCAAGATCTAGAACCGCGCGCTGCCGCGCGGCACAAGTATTTCAAACCTGTATCGACCTGTTCAGTTGATCCGCGCGCCTTGAGACGGAAAGACACATAGATCGATGCAATGAGTACCGAAGATGACATTGTGCCTATCGATTTGCTTATCGACGAAATCGAAAAAAGAGATGCGATTTGGAATCTTAACTCTAaggattattcaaataaaatattaaaaagaaggtCTTGGGAAGaactagttttaattttttgcaaaaatgatgattccgaagaaaaaaagaaaaatttgggtaagtttttttttaattagttttatttatttaaaataagttttataaaatcataggtaggtacctattacaccattttatctTGCCAATCTAATTTACCTTCagtaacaaaataatttgtGAATTTAGTTCGAATATTATCTACTTCATGGATTGCTCGTCCACTGTTAGTTGGATTCACATTAGGTAATGGCGCTGGATTGATCATATCATCCTGATTTATACCATCTCTCATCCTTACCAAGTTATGTAAAACACAAATAGCTTTGACGATATCAACAGCAAAATCTATCTTCACGTCTATTGGCCGGTGTAAGATACGCCACTTGTTACACATTATGCCAAATGTACATTCGACATACCTTCGTGCTAAAGAAAGGCggtagttaaatatatttttttcttttgacaaCATTTTACCACCATAGGGTCTCATCAAATTTTTAGTCATAGCGAAAGCCTCGTCAGCTACAATTACGTATGGTAGTTTAAATGCATCGCTCTCATTATTTGTGATAGATCTAGGCTCTGGTAAGTTCAACGAATTTTCTGAGAGTTTTTTGAATAATGACGTTTCCTTGAAAACACCCGAATCACTGTCTTTTCCGTAAGCTCCAACGTCTATCCATATGAAGCAATAGTTAGCATCACATAAAGCCATTAAAACTAATGAGAAAAAGTGTTTGTAATTGTAATACATTGATCCTGATTCTGGTGGCTGTATTAAACGAACGTGTTTGCCGTCCAACGCTCCAACACAATTTGGAAAATATgctttattttcaaattgtatAGATATTTGTGTCCAGATTTCTTTTGTTGGTGGACTCATGACCAAAGTTTTTAAATTTCTCCATAAAACTTGGCACACTTGCTTAATTATACCCGATATCGTAGACTTGCCAATTTTATAACCATATTGTAACTCTGCAAATGAAGAACCAGTTGCTAGGTACCTGTAACATAATAGTTATTTAAGATACACGTGCATAAAGTAGATCTTTACCGAATAAGTGCTACAGTGAAAACACAAGCATAGCGAGTGTTTACAGTGTGGCACGCGAGCATAAAGTGCATATGCTCACGTGCCACGATAAATATTCCATTTCTATTCCTACTCCTATTCCTCGTCAAATTCCTATTCCCATACCTATTCCTACCCCTACTTACTCCTATGCCTACTCCTATTCCTATTCCTAATTCTATGTCTATGTCTATTTCTTTTAAGTAAATCTTTACTGAATAAGTGCTACAAAGAAAACACATTCATAGCGAGTGTTTACAGTGTGGCACGTGAGCATAAAGTGCACAAAGTACAATTTGCATAAAGTAGGTCATAAGGACTCTTTATGCACCCGTATCGTACAACATTTTTCAATAGTTTTGCAATGaaaactaataattaattatttactttctaGGAtcgattttgcaaaaaaaatggaaaaatttaCGAGATGCCTATGTAAAAGAACTtaagaaaacaaaacatttgAAGTCCGGTTCCTCAGCATCAACACCATCTTCATTTGCGTATTTCCAAAGATTGTCATTTCTTAAACAAGTTGTCCAGAAACGAAAAACTGACAACAGCCTTGATGTTGCGGAAGTTACAGAGAATCCTGATTTGGATAGTGCAGTTAACAGCAGCGGCGTTCAAGCTTCAACAGAAAATGTGCTCCGGAAAAAATTCAAACTTCACCCTGCCGATGAACATTTTGCAAATCTTTTACAACAAAGCATAAATACTCGAAATAATAATGCAGCAGAAAAGAAAGATGACGatgaagataaattattttgtctttCATTGGTTagggaaataaaaaaagttcCTGAAAACCGGCGTTTAaaactgaaaattgaaatttataatttattagaacGATACCAAGCTACACGAGCACAGCCACTTGAAGATTTTAACTACCCGTCTACTTCATATAGCTCACAACGACCACCCAGAAACTATCATGCTTCATTTCAAAGTTCTCAATATAGCAACCCAATGCAGTACTCTGATAGAGAATCAACACAATATGGCTATACAACTAGTTCATACACTTCACCTCCCACAAGTTCATCGCAAGTAACATCACCCCCGGGTGATGTTACTTGTGACCCGTCATACGAAGATTCTCAAGAATTAGATCTGTTCAATTAAACTAAAAGTTAATTTGCCAAGAAGCCTCGCTcataatttcttattttttataatttttactgtGATTATGATTAATAAACAGTTAA
Proteins encoded in this window:
- the LOC123878633 gene encoding protein ALP1-like; translation: MDVEEAICLWILYRRLRRRRRRQRRYWVHPILSDRLSSSLFVTLYPELRLHEENFFNYFRMSVATFDFLYDFIENDLKSSENAVRYCISPKEKLIVTLRYLATGSSFAELQYGYKIGKSTISGIIKQVCQVLWRNLKTLVMSPPTKEIWTQISIQFENKAYFPNCVGALDGKHVRLIQPPESGSMYYNYKHFFSLVLMALCDANYCFIWIDVGAYGKDSDSGVFKETSLFKKLSENSLNLPEPRSITNNESDAFKLPYVIVADEAFAMTKNLMRPYGGKMLSKEKNIFNYRLSLARRYVECTFGIMCNKWRILHRPIDVKIDFAVDIVKAICVLHNLVRMRDGINQDDMINPAPLPNVNPTNSGRAIHEVDNIRTKFTNYFVTEGKLDWQDKMV
- the LOC123878649 gene encoding uncharacterized protein LOC123878649, with amino-acid sequence MSTEDDIVPIDLLIDEIEKRDAIWNLNSKDYSNKILKRRSWEELVLIFCKNDDSEEKKKNLGSILQKKWKNLRDAYVKELKKTKHLKSGSSASTPSSFAYFQRLSFLKQVVQKRKTDNSLDVAEVTENPDLDSAVNSSGVQASTENVLRKKFKLHPADEHFANLLQQSINTRNNNAAEKKDDDEDKLFCLSLVREIKKVPENRRLKLKIEIYNLLERYQATRAQPLEDFNYPSTSYSSQRPPRNYHASFQSSQYSNPMQYSDRESTQYGYTTSSYTSPPTSSSQVTSPPGDVTCDPSYEDSQELDLFN